A genome region from Micromonospora peucetia includes the following:
- a CDS encoding peroxiredoxin, whose amino-acid sequence MLTVGDRFPEYELTACVSLDADKAFESINHKSHQGKWRVVFFWPKDFTFVCPTEIAEFGRLNEEFADRDAQVLGVSVDNEFVHHAWRKDHPDLRDLPFPMLSDIKRELTADCGVLGEDGVAQRATFIVDPDNEIQFVMVTAGSVGRNVSEVLRVLDALQTDELCPCNWNKGGDTLDATKLLAGAGA is encoded by the coding sequence GTGCTCACTGTCGGTGACCGCTTCCCCGAGTACGAACTCACCGCCTGCGTGTCGCTGGACGCCGACAAGGCGTTCGAGTCGATCAACCACAAGTCCCACCAGGGCAAGTGGCGGGTCGTCTTCTTCTGGCCGAAGGACTTCACCTTCGTCTGCCCGACCGAGATCGCGGAGTTCGGCCGGCTGAACGAGGAGTTCGCCGACCGCGACGCCCAGGTCCTCGGCGTGTCGGTGGACAACGAGTTCGTCCACCACGCGTGGCGCAAGGACCACCCGGACCTGCGCGACCTCCCGTTCCCGATGCTCAGCGACATCAAGCGCGAGCTGACCGCCGACTGCGGCGTGCTCGGCGAGGACGGCGTGGCCCAGCGGGCCACCTTCATCGTCGACCCGGACAACGAGATCCAGTTCGTCATGGTGACCGCCGGTTCGGTCGGCCGGAACGTCTCCGAGGTGCTGCGGGTGCTCGACGCCCTGCAGACCGACGAGCTCTGCCCGTGCAACTGGAACAAGGGCGGCGACACCCTGGACGCCACCAAGCTCCTCGCCGGCGCCGGAGCCTGA
- a CDS encoding 3-isopropylmalate dehydrogenase, whose protein sequence is MARIAVVAGDGIGPEVVAQARKVIDAVLPGVDATGYDLGAARWHRTGEVLPDSVLAELAGHDAILLGAVGDPTVPPGVLERGLLLKLRFAFDQYVNLRPSRLWPGVGGPLASVKPGEVDLVVVREGTEGLYAGAGGALHRGTPAEIATEESLNTRYGVERVIRDAFARASRRERRKVTLVHKTNVLTHAGSLWARAFEAVAAEYPDVTTEYQHVDAAAMFLVTQPQRYDVVVTDNLFGDILTDIAAAVTGGIGLAASGSINPERAYPSMFEPVHGSAPDIAGRGVADPVAAVLSAALLLDQLGHADAAARVTAAVGAELAGRTPGVALRTEEVGDRLAGYATS, encoded by the coding sequence GTGGCACGGATCGCGGTGGTGGCTGGGGACGGGATCGGACCCGAGGTGGTCGCGCAGGCCCGCAAGGTCATCGACGCCGTGCTGCCGGGGGTGGACGCCACTGGGTACGACCTCGGCGCCGCCCGCTGGCACCGCACCGGCGAGGTGCTGCCCGACTCCGTGCTGGCCGAGCTGGCCGGGCACGACGCGATCCTGCTCGGCGCCGTCGGCGACCCGACCGTCCCGCCCGGGGTGCTGGAGCGAGGGCTGCTGCTCAAGCTGCGCTTCGCCTTCGACCAGTACGTCAACCTGCGCCCGTCGCGGCTCTGGCCCGGCGTGGGCGGGCCGCTGGCGAGCGTCAAGCCCGGCGAGGTCGACCTGGTCGTGGTCCGTGAGGGCACCGAGGGCCTGTACGCGGGCGCCGGTGGCGCGCTGCACCGGGGCACCCCGGCCGAGATCGCCACCGAGGAGAGCCTGAACACCCGGTACGGGGTGGAGCGGGTGATCCGCGACGCCTTCGCCCGCGCCTCGCGCCGGGAGCGGCGCAAGGTCACCCTCGTGCACAAGACCAACGTGCTCACCCATGCCGGCTCGCTGTGGGCGCGCGCGTTCGAGGCCGTCGCCGCCGAGTACCCCGACGTGACCACGGAGTACCAGCACGTCGACGCCGCCGCGATGTTCCTGGTCACCCAGCCCCAGCGCTACGACGTGGTGGTCACCGACAACCTGTTCGGCGACATCCTCACCGACATCGCCGCCGCGGTCACCGGTGGGATCGGGCTGGCCGCCAGCGGCAGCATCAACCCTGAGAGGGCGTACCCCTCGATGTTCGAGCCGGTACACGGCTCGGCACCGGACATCGCCGGTCGCGGCGTGGCCGACCCGGTCGCGGCCGTACTCTCGGCGGCCCTGCTGCTCGACCAGCTCGGGCACGCCGACGCCGCAGCCCGGGTCACCGCGGCGGTGGGCGCGGAGCTGGCCGGGCGGACCCCGGGCGTGGCACTGCGCACCGAGGAGGTCGGCGACCGGCTGGCCGGGTACGCCACCTCCTGA
- a CDS encoding PRC-barrel domain-containing protein, which translates to MDRLDPHSTHGSPDPLRGGGQGEFAGSAPPGTFDPWRYRDTARIADADLVGYKVEATDGGIGKIDSASHEVNDSYLVVDTGPWIFGRKVMIPAGTVNHVDHDERKVYVDRSKDQIKAAPEYDETADTDPTYRDRLGGYYDETYSAIPPGTAR; encoded by the coding sequence ATGGACAGGCTCGACCCGCACAGCACCCACGGCAGCCCGGACCCGCTACGCGGCGGCGGCCAGGGCGAGTTCGCCGGGAGCGCCCCGCCCGGCACGTTCGACCCGTGGCGTTACCGGGACACCGCGAGGATCGCCGACGCCGACCTGGTCGGCTACAAGGTCGAGGCCACCGACGGCGGCATCGGCAAGATCGACAGCGCCAGCCACGAGGTCAACGACAGCTACCTGGTGGTGGACACCGGGCCGTGGATCTTCGGCCGGAAGGTCATGATCCCGGCCGGCACCGTCAACCACGTCGACCACGACGAGCGCAAGGTGTACGTCGACCGGAGCAAGGACCAGATCAAGGCCGCCCCGGAGTACGACGAGACCGCCGACACCGACCCCACCTACCGGGACCGGCTCGGCGGCTACTACGACGAGACGTACTCGGCCATCCCGCCCGGCACCGCCCGCTAG
- a CDS encoding branched-chain amino acid aminotransferase, with the protein MSGGDKLDFEIRPNPAPVSAADRAALLANPGFGRVFTDHMVTIRYADGKGWYDARVEARAPIPMDPAAAVLHYAQEIFEGLKAYRTADGGVTMFRPEANAARFATSARRMAMPVLPEEAFVESLRKLVEVDQGWIPEIEDSSLYLRPFMFASEVFLGVRPANEYLYVVIASPAGAYFSGGVKPVTVWVSPDYTRAAPGGTGAAKCGGNYAASLAAQAEAIEHGCDQVVFLDAVERRFVDELGGMNVFFVYDDDTVVTPPLTGTILPGITRESVLTLAANAGHRIEERPVSFADWQADAASGRLREVFACGTAAVVTPIGQVRFPDGEFLVGGGGPGRVTMALRQQLVDLQRGKTADPHSWVRRIL; encoded by the coding sequence ATGAGCGGTGGTGACAAGCTCGACTTCGAGATCCGTCCGAATCCCGCGCCGGTATCCGCCGCCGACCGGGCCGCCCTGCTGGCCAACCCGGGCTTCGGTCGGGTCTTCACCGACCACATGGTCACCATCCGCTACGCCGACGGCAAGGGCTGGTACGACGCCCGGGTCGAGGCGCGCGCGCCGATCCCGATGGACCCGGCCGCCGCGGTGCTGCACTACGCGCAGGAGATCTTCGAGGGGCTGAAGGCCTACCGGACGGCCGACGGCGGCGTCACCATGTTCCGCCCGGAGGCCAACGCCGCCAGGTTCGCCACCTCCGCCCGGCGGATGGCGATGCCGGTGCTGCCCGAGGAGGCGTTCGTCGAGTCGCTGCGCAAGCTTGTCGAGGTCGACCAGGGCTGGATCCCCGAGATCGAGGACAGCAGCCTCTACCTGCGGCCGTTCATGTTCGCCAGCGAGGTGTTCCTCGGCGTCCGGCCGGCCAACGAGTACCTCTACGTGGTGATCGCCTCGCCGGCCGGCGCCTACTTCTCCGGCGGCGTGAAGCCGGTGACGGTCTGGGTCTCCCCGGACTACACCCGCGCCGCCCCGGGCGGCACCGGCGCGGCGAAGTGCGGCGGCAACTACGCCGCCTCGCTGGCGGCTCAGGCCGAGGCGATCGAGCACGGCTGCGACCAGGTGGTCTTCCTGGACGCGGTGGAGCGCCGCTTCGTCGACGAGCTGGGCGGCATGAACGTGTTCTTCGTCTACGATGACGACACAGTGGTCACCCCGCCGCTGACCGGCACGATCCTGCCCGGCATCACCCGGGAGTCGGTGCTCACCCTGGCCGCCAACGCCGGGCACCGGATCGAGGAGCGCCCGGTGAGCTTCGCCGACTGGCAGGCGGATGCCGCGAGCGGCCGGCTCCGCGAGGTGTTCGCCTGCGGCACCGCCGCCGTGGTCACTCCGATCGGTCAGGTGCGCTTCCCCGACGGTGAGTTCCTGGTCGGCGGCGGCGGGCCGGGGCGGGTCACCATGGCCCTGCGTCAGCAGCTCGTAGACCTCCAGCGGGGCAAGACCGCCGACCCGCACAGCTGGGTCCGACGCATCCTCTGA
- a CDS encoding carboxymuconolactone decarboxylase family protein produces MGLDVIKAALPEYAKDIKLNLSSTIATSTLKPEQAWGTALACAVAARNPVVLREIAAEAASHLGPEAVEAAKGAAAIMAMNNVYYRAKHLIGDDQYQSIPARLRMQIIAKPGVDKADFELWCLAVSAITGCGVCLESHEKTLRNAGFSREQVHEGLRIAAVVHAAAVTLDAQAALA; encoded by the coding sequence ATGGGCCTGGACGTCATCAAGGCGGCTCTGCCCGAGTACGCCAAGGACATCAAGCTCAACCTCAGCTCCACCATCGCCACCAGCACGCTGAAGCCGGAGCAGGCCTGGGGCACCGCCCTGGCCTGTGCCGTCGCGGCGCGCAACCCGGTGGTGCTGCGCGAGATCGCGGCCGAGGCGGCCAGCCACCTCGGACCGGAGGCGGTCGAGGCGGCCAAGGGCGCCGCCGCGATCATGGCGATGAACAACGTCTACTACCGGGCCAAGCACCTGATCGGCGACGATCAGTACCAGTCGATCCCGGCCCGACTGCGGATGCAGATCATCGCCAAGCCGGGCGTCGACAAGGCCGACTTCGAGCTGTGGTGCCTGGCGGTCTCGGCGATCACCGGCTGCGGGGTCTGCCTGGAGTCGCACGAGAAGACCCTGCGCAACGCGGGCTTCAGCCGCGAGCAGGTGCACGAGGGGCTGCGCATCGCCGCCGTCGTGCACGCCGCCGCGGTCACCCTGGACGCCCAGGCCGCGCTCGCCTGA
- a CDS encoding tyrosine-protein phosphatase — MAGGRYRVSVDATEVGRRIPFSAMFNFRDVGGHSGHDGRTVRRGRLYRSDSLHRIDDTDREAFAALGIRTVIDLRRPYEVERDGRVPHFDGLTWRNIHPEHAEWGERPYRPGTDLARYLADRYADLAETGTVGIAEAIGLIADSANTPAVVHCVAGKDRTGIVCGLTLAVLGVGDDDIVADYALSTEAGERYRAWFEATGRKTGQILPVLTCPAEAMTLFLAELREAHGSIEGYLHHAGVTEPQLAALRTHLLT; from the coding sequence ATCGCGGGAGGCCGTTACCGTGTCAGCGTGGACGCCACCGAGGTCGGTCGCAGGATCCCCTTCTCCGCGATGTTCAACTTCCGTGACGTGGGCGGGCACTCCGGCCACGACGGTCGCACGGTGCGCCGGGGGCGGCTCTACCGCTCCGACTCGCTGCACCGTATCGACGACACCGACCGGGAGGCGTTCGCCGCCCTCGGCATTCGCACGGTCATCGACCTGCGCCGCCCGTACGAAGTGGAACGCGACGGCCGCGTCCCCCACTTCGACGGCCTGACCTGGCGCAACATCCACCCGGAGCACGCGGAGTGGGGCGAGCGGCCCTACCGTCCCGGCACCGACCTGGCCCGCTACCTGGCCGACCGGTACGCCGACCTCGCCGAGACCGGCACCGTCGGGATCGCCGAGGCGATCGGACTGATCGCCGACTCCGCCAACACCCCCGCGGTCGTGCACTGTGTCGCCGGCAAGGACCGCACGGGCATCGTCTGTGGGCTCACCCTCGCGGTGCTCGGTGTCGGTGACGACGACATCGTCGCCGACTACGCCCTGAGCACCGAGGCCGGCGAGCGGTACCGCGCCTGGTTCGAGGCCACCGGCCGGAAGACCGGGCAGATCCTGCCGGTGCTGACCTGCCCCGCCGAGGCCATGACGCTCTTCCTCGCCGAACTGCGGGAGGCGCACGGCTCGATCGAGGGCTACCTGCACCACGCCGGCGTCACCGAGCCCCAACTCGCCGCCCTCCGCACCCACCTCCTGACCTAA